A stretch of Kiritimatiellia bacterium DNA encodes these proteins:
- a CDS encoding phosphoribosylanthranilate isomerase has product MNPSRSLPCPAIQIAGVIDRAEADLLVRLGATHLGFPLRLPVHKEDLSEAAAAAIIRALPPTCPGVLITYLERADEVVEFCRELGARHVQLHGGLTPAEASRVRERDPGLFVIKSLVVRPDNVGSLMTQVRELAPFVDAFITDTFDPRTGASGATGKVHDWAVSVELVKLSSRPVILAGGLRPGNVREAVRRVRPAGVDAHTGVEGPDGRKDEALVRRFIGEARLGFADRTRE; this is encoded by the coding sequence ATGAATCCATCTCGAAGCCTGCCCTGTCCCGCGATTCAGATCGCCGGCGTGATCGACCGGGCCGAGGCGGACCTGCTGGTCCGGCTCGGGGCCACCCACCTCGGGTTTCCGCTGCGCCTGCCGGTGCACAAGGAAGACCTGTCCGAGGCGGCGGCCGCGGCAATCATCCGCGCCCTGCCCCCGACCTGTCCCGGCGTGCTGATCACCTACCTGGAACGCGCGGACGAGGTCGTCGAGTTCTGCCGCGAACTCGGGGCGCGGCACGTCCAGTTGCACGGCGGGCTGACTCCGGCCGAAGCATCGCGCGTGCGAGAGCGCGACCCGGGCCTGTTCGTAATCAAGAGCCTGGTCGTGCGGCCGGACAACGTGGGGTCGCTCATGACCCAGGTCCGCGAGCTGGCGCCGTTCGTGGACGCGTTCATCACCGACACGTTCGATCCCCGCACCGGCGCCAGCGGCGCGACGGGCAAGGTCCACGACTGGGCGGTCAGCGTAGAGCTTGTGAAGCTGTCGTCCCGCCCGGTGATCCTGGCGGGCGGGCTGCGCCCGGGCAACGTTCGCGAGGCGGTCCGCCGCGTCCGCCCGGCGGGCGTGGACGCGCATACCGGCGTCGAGGGCCCGGACGGGCGCAAGGACGAGGCCCTGGTCCGCCGGTTCATCGGGGAGGCGCGGCTCGGGTTTGCGGACCGGACGCGGGAGTAG
- a CDS encoding DNRLRE domain-containing protein codes for MRRTKARILAGALALLTPMAAPATISYDITTDTYLDSASPTYNYGARNVDRVVINASSAARTVFKLPAEVWSYAPIQIISAVVSFYVWSDNSQTYDVSLYPLLRDFVEGTGMGSATGDGATWNTYDGVNAWTTPGGDFDAAHSVVGVKGTLGVNPAEPNGRFFTWDITSLLNDPTAWSELQAYGAMLRIDETVPPSGQRFDAFTSSDSTTYTAPYLPTLHLAVVPEPGTLALLALGLPAGALLLRRRKK; via the coding sequence ATGCGCCGAACCAAAGCCCGGATCCTGGCGGGCGCGCTGGCCCTGCTGACCCCGATGGCCGCGCCGGCAACGATCAGCTACGACATCACCACCGACACCTACCTGGACAGCGCGTCCCCGACCTACAACTACGGCGCGCGGAACGTGGACCGGGTCGTGATCAATGCCTCGTCCGCCGCCCGCACGGTGTTCAAGCTGCCGGCGGAGGTCTGGTCTTACGCGCCGATCCAGATCATATCGGCCGTGGTATCCTTCTACGTCTGGAGCGACAACTCGCAGACCTACGACGTGTCGCTCTACCCGCTGCTCCGCGACTTCGTCGAGGGCACCGGCATGGGCAGCGCGACGGGCGACGGCGCGACGTGGAACACCTACGACGGCGTCAACGCATGGACGACGCCCGGCGGGGATTTCGACGCGGCCCATTCCGTGGTCGGCGTGAAAGGGACGCTGGGCGTCAATCCCGCGGAGCCGAACGGCCGGTTCTTCACCTGGGACATCACGTCCCTGCTGAACGATCCCACCGCCTGGAGCGAGCTGCAAGCGTACGGCGCCATGCTGCGCATCGACGAGACGGTCCCGCCCAGCGGCCAGCGGTTCGACGCGTTCACCAGTTCGGACAGCACCACGTACACCGCCCCGTACCTGCCGACCCTTCACCTTGCCGTGGTTCCGGAGCCCGGCACGCTGGCGCTGCTGGCCCTGGGCCTGCCGGCCGGAGCGCTGCTGCTTCGCCGTCGGAAAAAATGA
- a CDS encoding prepilin-type N-terminal cleavage/methylation domain-containing protein, whose amino-acid sequence MDAPQTVKGRAAAFTLIELLVVMAVLVVLAVLAVPWALRSIQAAQERACAANLRAWGQAFMVFAAEHQGLLPHPDDRRRDGGAAGSQSHPEHDQGYIDLLPPYMGERPWRDIPEGEKPRGGVWQCPAAKPRPDSEYDYKPSRQGYHSYAMNSYLAHDFYFGLPWDAELQPSFLYLPRAQNTAVTILMFEQTLDPGQGYGQAGSFRSAGYQTAEDARAVTERHRRSAEGLGGNVLYLDGHTGWRDDLWDETTRNPRIPKRGDLTWFPYEY is encoded by the coding sequence GTGGATGCTCCACAGACAGTCAAGGGGCGGGCCGCGGCGTTCACGCTGATCGAGCTGCTGGTGGTCATGGCCGTGCTCGTGGTGCTGGCCGTGTTGGCCGTGCCGTGGGCCCTGCGCTCGATCCAGGCGGCGCAGGAGCGGGCGTGCGCGGCCAACCTCCGGGCCTGGGGGCAGGCGTTCATGGTCTTCGCCGCGGAGCACCAGGGGCTCCTGCCCCACCCCGACGACCGGCGGCGAGACGGCGGCGCCGCGGGCTCGCAATCCCATCCCGAGCACGACCAGGGCTACATCGACCTCCTGCCGCCGTACATGGGCGAGCGGCCGTGGCGCGACATCCCGGAGGGCGAGAAACCCCGGGGCGGCGTGTGGCAATGCCCCGCCGCGAAGCCCCGGCCCGATTCCGAGTACGACTACAAGCCCTCCCGGCAGGGCTACCACAGCTACGCCATGAACTCGTACCTGGCGCACGACTTCTACTTCGGGCTGCCCTGGGACGCGGAGCTCCAGCCCAGTTTCCTCTACCTCCCCCGCGCCCAAAACACGGCGGTCACGATCCTGATGTTCGAGCAGACGCTCGACCCGGGCCAGGGCTACGGCCAGGCCGGCTCCTTCCGCTCCGCCGGCTACCAGACGGCCGAGGACGCGCGGGCCGTCACGGAACGGCACCGCCGGAGCGCCGAAGGGTTGGGCGGTAACGTGCTCTACCTCGACGGCCATACCGGCTGGCGCGATGACTTGTGGGACGAAACCACCCGCAACCCGAGAATCCCCAAGCGCGGGGACCTGACTTGGTTCCCGTACGAATACTGA
- the ettA gene encoding energy-dependent translational throttle protein EttA, giving the protein MAGEYVFNLVRLTKQYNKVNVLDDVNLAFFFGAKIGVIGGNGSGKSTLLRILAGMDRDILGEAHIARNAKIGHLPQEPQLDPSKTVEQVVAEGLAEPRAVLARYDEICEQLGKSPPAAEAEKLNDELGRLQDQIDAHELWEIDHKLDMAMEALRCPPPDTPVTTLSGGEKRRVALCRLLISNPDVLLLDEPTNHLDAESVAWLETHLKQFPGTLVVVTHDRYFLNNVTEWILELEGGHTYPYKGNYEAWLAQKQALLAAEKKQAAARGKVLEQELQWVRLNPSGRQAKSKARLKRYEELAAQQVDVREDSLEIQIPPGPRLGDIVVRAEGLTKSFGDRLIMEKVTFDLPRGGIVGVIGANGAGKTTLFKMIIGQEKPTAGKLAVGSTVVPSYVDQFRDALDAERTVYEEITGGEELVDLGGKRMNGRAYCGRFNFRGPDQQKKVGKLSGGERNRVHLAKLLRRGGNLLLLDEPTNDLDVTTLRSLEEGLLNFGGCAVVISHDRWFLDRIATHILAFEGDSQVRWFEGNFEAYHEFRRKTLGDAADQPRRIKFRPVTHA; this is encoded by the coding sequence ATGGCGGGCGAATACGTCTTCAACCTGGTCCGGCTGACCAAGCAGTACAACAAGGTCAACGTCCTCGACGACGTGAACCTGGCGTTCTTCTTCGGCGCCAAGATCGGGGTCATCGGCGGCAACGGTTCCGGCAAGTCCACGCTCCTGCGCATCCTCGCGGGGATGGACCGCGACATCCTCGGCGAGGCGCACATCGCGCGGAACGCGAAGATCGGCCACCTGCCGCAGGAGCCGCAGCTCGACCCCTCGAAGACCGTCGAGCAGGTCGTCGCCGAGGGCCTCGCCGAGCCGCGCGCCGTGCTGGCCCGCTACGACGAAATCTGCGAGCAACTCGGGAAGAGCCCGCCCGCCGCCGAGGCGGAGAAGCTGAACGACGAACTCGGCCGCCTCCAGGACCAGATCGATGCGCACGAGTTGTGGGAGATCGACCACAAGCTGGACATGGCCATGGAGGCCCTGCGCTGCCCGCCGCCGGACACGCCGGTGACGACGCTCTCCGGCGGCGAGAAGCGCCGCGTGGCGCTCTGCCGCCTGCTGATCTCCAATCCCGACGTCCTGCTGCTCGACGAGCCGACGAACCACCTCGACGCCGAGTCCGTCGCCTGGCTGGAAACGCACCTCAAGCAGTTCCCCGGCACGCTGGTCGTCGTCACGCACGATCGCTACTTCCTCAACAACGTCACGGAATGGATCCTCGAACTCGAGGGCGGCCACACCTATCCCTACAAGGGCAACTACGAAGCCTGGCTGGCCCAGAAGCAGGCCCTCCTCGCCGCCGAGAAGAAACAGGCCGCCGCCCGCGGCAAGGTGCTGGAGCAGGAACTGCAGTGGGTGCGGCTCAACCCGTCCGGCAGGCAGGCCAAGAGCAAGGCGCGCCTCAAGCGCTACGAGGAACTGGCCGCCCAACAGGTGGACGTCCGCGAGGACTCGCTGGAAATCCAGATCCCGCCGGGCCCGCGGCTGGGGGACATCGTCGTGCGCGCCGAGGGGCTGACGAAGTCGTTCGGCGACCGGCTGATCATGGAGAAAGTGACCTTTGACCTGCCGCGCGGCGGGATCGTCGGGGTCATCGGCGCCAACGGCGCGGGCAAGACCACGTTGTTCAAGATGATTATCGGGCAGGAAAAACCCACAGCCGGAAAACTCGCGGTCGGCTCGACGGTCGTGCCCTCGTACGTGGACCAGTTCCGCGACGCGCTGGACGCGGAGCGGACGGTATACGAGGAGATCACCGGTGGCGAGGAACTGGTGGACCTGGGCGGCAAGCGGATGAACGGACGCGCCTACTGCGGGCGCTTCAACTTCCGCGGGCCGGACCAGCAGAAGAAGGTCGGCAAGCTCTCCGGCGGCGAGCGCAACCGCGTGCACCTGGCGAAGCTCCTCCGGCGCGGCGGCAACCTGCTCCTGCTCGACGAGCCGACGAACGACCTCGACGTGACCACGCTTCGCTCGCTGGAGGAAGGCTTGCTGAATTTCGGCGGCTGCGCGGTGGTCATCAGCCACGACCGCTGGTTCCTCGACCGCATCGCGACGCACATCCTCGCGTTCGAGGGCGACAGCCAGGTGCGCTGGTTCGAGGGCAACTTCGAGGCCTACCACGAGTTCCGCCGCAAGACCCTCGGCGACGCCGCCGACCAGCCCCGCCGCATCAAGTTCCGCCCCGTGACCCACGCTTGA
- a CDS encoding MFS transporter, whose protein sequence is MKSLRWLFDKAPAPGSPEEIEAARRRTMKVSMVEGSIWSLMSGFGETYIMPFAVFLKAGNRAVAFLGTMPALIGAISQMAGAALTDRFGRRRSWIVLFCLIQALVYVPLFFIPRLFPQYDVLAVIVFAALAIGAGNAVAPAWTSLMSETVPTAERGDYFGRRGRVVILMVFLSTLAAGGILSLYQRIGMVWAGFGVLFGVAFMARLVSVQLLTRHYDPPYRPAPQDYFSFWNFLRRIRHSNFTRFAVGAALMNGAISVASPFITVFFLRDLKWSYVQFTVNAAAFQAVQFLLVRWWGRMGDRHGNRSVIVATSCLMPLIPLLFALTTHYWLLLLIQMFAGAAWSGFAIATQNFTFDAVTPPKRARVTAYMTILNGTCTLVCGTLLGGWLASRLPTQYRFGGWEINLLSPLPALFVVSAVLRLMAALLLLPSFKEVRAAEPIHPAMLLLRLSGGEAITGLLQEAVARLPLPRKKARNLVPPPPREEAPPPTA, encoded by the coding sequence ATGAAATCGCTCCGCTGGTTATTTGACAAGGCGCCGGCGCCCGGGTCGCCCGAGGAAATCGAGGCGGCCCGGCGGCGCACGATGAAGGTCTCGATGGTCGAGGGATCGATCTGGTCCCTCATGTCGGGTTTCGGCGAGACGTACATCATGCCCTTCGCGGTTTTCCTGAAGGCGGGGAACCGCGCGGTCGCCTTCCTGGGCACCATGCCCGCGCTGATCGGGGCGATCTCGCAGATGGCCGGCGCGGCGTTGACCGACCGCTTCGGGCGGCGGCGGAGTTGGATCGTGCTCTTCTGCCTGATCCAGGCGCTGGTCTACGTGCCGCTGTTCTTCATCCCGCGGCTCTTCCCGCAGTACGACGTGCTGGCCGTGATCGTTTTCGCCGCGCTGGCCATCGGGGCCGGCAACGCCGTGGCGCCGGCGTGGACGAGCCTGATGAGTGAGACGGTCCCCACCGCCGAGCGCGGCGACTATTTCGGACGCCGGGGCCGGGTCGTCATCCTGATGGTATTTCTCTCCACGTTGGCGGCGGGCGGGATTCTTTCGCTGTACCAGAGGATCGGGATGGTCTGGGCGGGATTCGGTGTCCTGTTCGGGGTGGCCTTCATGGCCAGGCTCGTTTCCGTGCAACTGCTGACCCGGCATTACGATCCGCCGTACCGGCCGGCGCCGCAGGACTATTTCTCTTTCTGGAACTTCCTGCGGCGCATCCGCCACTCCAACTTCACGCGCTTTGCCGTGGGCGCCGCGCTGATGAACGGGGCGATCAGTGTGGCCTCGCCGTTCATCACGGTGTTTTTCCTGCGGGACCTGAAGTGGTCGTATGTCCAGTTCACCGTCAACGCCGCGGCGTTCCAGGCCGTGCAGTTCCTGCTGGTGCGATGGTGGGGGCGGATGGGCGACCGGCACGGGAACCGGTCCGTGATCGTGGCCACGAGCTGCCTGATGCCGCTGATCCCGCTGCTTTTCGCGCTGACGACCCACTACTGGCTGTTGCTGCTGATCCAGATGTTTGCCGGCGCCGCGTGGTCGGGCTTCGCCATCGCGACGCAGAACTTCACGTTCGACGCCGTCACGCCGCCCAAGCGCGCGCGGGTCACGGCGTACATGACGATCCTCAACGGCACGTGCACGTTGGTTTGCGGTACCCTCCTGGGCGGGTGGCTTGCGTCGCGCCTCCCCACGCAGTATCGATTCGGCGGTTGGGAGATCAACCTGCTCTCGCCGCTGCCGGCCCTGTTCGTGGTCTCCGCCGTGTTGCGTCTCATGGCCGCGCTGCTGCTGTTGCCGTCGTTCAAGGAAGTGAGGGCGGCGGAGCCGATACACCCGGCGATGCTGTTGCTCCGCTTGTCCGGCGGCGAGGCCATCACGGGCCTGCTGCAGGAAGCGGTCGCGCGCCTTCCGCTGCCCCGGAAGAAAGCGCGAAATCTTGTCCCGCCACCCCCCCGCGAAGAGGCCCCTCCGCCTACCGCTTGA
- a CDS encoding PD40 domain-containing protein produces MKKSARWGMIVLLAAVAAGRAQDMPIGERVRRVESAHFVVYYQESLADRVPALVRECETAHAVLTPIFHWTPREKVQVLFHDGWDEHNGWAFTIPRARLSFFAAGPSPSSIYEPGGYLRSTIWHEYTHVLMLDAKHGFGDWLGRFFGRFLPEIGDPVSTLIFYFALPPGLTAPNWFLEGASIWSETEFTRQGRGRQSLPDMVMRMAVADGRALDARQWELAHPEWPYSDAAYLWGARAVQHAQEQRKGKKDRNVVGELSDSVSRSWPWFFDDRARPVTGQSFADLARRALDEETRYQQKQLATLREKPLTEVKKRTPDRLLVSQPKFSADGRSVFFAGNREAARDVLYRYDLDSGRIRPLKHARVQAGISRLAAAGERLYYTRLNILGRDRVFSELRVMDAASGRTRPVDAAGRYRFPAISPDGTKLAAVRNEAAVCRLVEVPLAAAGRRDRERVLAGAAPFTMIVDPAYSPDGKWLVFVQGREGESELRRVNLENGETETLLKWPCIVLGPAFHPDGKELVFSADRNGVYNLYRLPFRAGADPEPLTHVLGGLFEPAFSPDGKRLAATAYDSYGYGLAVLEYEALHPVEGALPSVRREWPAVADNQRRLKEAEEEAPELGPARPYRSLLETRLDYWTPWAVATEESAMGGLAARLSDPAGFQSLALLGGYDGEEEMPVGSAVYSYAGLYPVFTVFGLYSADSYPDLVRDTDGNRYDYEEKSGAAGLAVTVPWIRVDRELALTLGYRYLDREALESGETNYADRALLTTNLFEGSEAALFGQLEYFDGTAYPRSHSVEDGRYVSAGVEWTDRALGGDLDRVRGLLAWLEYFTLPWGENHVLKMDWVYGAGSGDETAQGFFGVGGLGDVVENSTPGLARTIALRGYEPNTQVGRQATRAITAWRFPLCRVYKGMSATKPVYRQQLFGELFWDIGKAWGGEPAGEPANDWLNSVGLELNFSMTLLRFLDVAPGLGFAYAFEREPSDERAQVYFSLKSAVSF; encoded by the coding sequence GTGAAAAAAAGCGCAAGATGGGGGATGATCGTGCTGCTGGCCGCGGTCGCGGCGGGCCGCGCGCAGGACATGCCGATCGGCGAGCGCGTCCGGCGCGTCGAGAGCGCGCACTTCGTGGTCTACTACCAGGAATCCCTCGCCGACCGCGTGCCCGCGCTGGTCCGCGAGTGCGAGACCGCCCACGCTGTGCTGACGCCGATCTTCCACTGGACCCCCCGGGAAAAGGTGCAGGTCCTGTTCCACGACGGCTGGGACGAGCACAACGGCTGGGCCTTCACGATCCCGCGCGCGCGCCTTTCCTTCTTCGCTGCCGGGCCGTCCCCGTCCTCCATCTACGAGCCCGGAGGGTACCTGCGCAGCACGATCTGGCACGAGTACACCCACGTGCTCATGCTCGACGCGAAGCACGGCTTCGGGGACTGGCTCGGGCGTTTTTTCGGGCGTTTCCTGCCGGAGATCGGCGATCCCGTCTCCACCCTGATCTTCTACTTCGCCCTGCCGCCCGGCCTGACCGCGCCGAACTGGTTCCTCGAGGGCGCGTCCATCTGGTCCGAGACCGAGTTCACCCGCCAGGGCCGCGGCCGCCAGAGCCTCCCGGACATGGTCATGCGCATGGCCGTCGCCGACGGCCGCGCGCTCGACGCCCGGCAGTGGGAACTGGCCCATCCCGAGTGGCCGTACTCGGATGCCGCTTATCTCTGGGGCGCGCGCGCCGTGCAGCACGCGCAGGAGCAGCGCAAAGGAAAAAAGGACCGCAACGTCGTCGGCGAACTCTCCGACTCGGTCAGCCGCTCGTGGCCGTGGTTCTTCGACGACCGCGCCCGGCCGGTGACCGGCCAGTCCTTCGCGGACCTCGCGCGCCGGGCGCTGGACGAGGAGACCCGCTACCAGCAGAAGCAACTGGCGACGCTGCGCGAAAAACCGCTGACGGAAGTGAAGAAGCGGACGCCCGATCGCCTGCTCGTCTCGCAGCCGAAATTTTCCGCCGACGGGCGGTCCGTCTTCTTCGCGGGTAACCGCGAGGCCGCGCGCGACGTGCTGTACCGCTACGACCTGGATTCCGGCCGGATTCGGCCGCTGAAACACGCCCGGGTCCAGGCCGGGATCTCGCGCCTGGCCGCCGCCGGCGAGCGGCTCTACTATACGCGACTGAATATCCTCGGCCGCGATCGCGTGTTCAGCGAGTTGCGCGTGATGGACGCCGCGAGCGGCCGGACGCGGCCGGTTGACGCGGCCGGGCGCTATCGCTTTCCCGCGATCAGCCCGGACGGGACGAAGCTGGCCGCCGTCCGCAACGAGGCCGCGGTCTGCCGGCTGGTCGAGGTTCCGCTGGCCGCCGCCGGCCGCCGGGACCGGGAGCGCGTCCTGGCCGGGGCGGCGCCGTTCACCATGATCGTTGATCCCGCCTACTCGCCGGACGGGAAGTGGCTTGTCTTCGTGCAGGGGCGGGAAGGCGAATCTGAACTGCGCCGCGTGAACCTGGAAAACGGCGAGACGGAAACTCTGCTGAAATGGCCGTGCATCGTCCTCGGCCCGGCCTTCCATCCCGATGGGAAGGAACTGGTCTTCAGCGCGGACCGGAACGGCGTGTACAATCTTTACCGCCTGCCCTTCCGCGCAGGCGCGGACCCCGAGCCACTGACCCACGTGCTCGGCGGACTCTTCGAACCGGCCTTCTCGCCGGACGGAAAGCGGCTCGCGGCCACGGCCTACGATTCGTACGGCTACGGTCTGGCGGTCCTGGAATACGAAGCTCTGCACCCGGTCGAGGGCGCGCTGCCCTCCGTCCGCCGCGAGTGGCCGGCCGTCGCGGATAACCAGCGCCGGCTGAAAGAGGCCGAGGAAGAAGCGCCGGAACTCGGCCCGGCGCGGCCGTATCGTTCGTTGCTGGAAACGCGCCTGGATTACTGGACGCCGTGGGCGGTGGCGACGGAGGAGTCCGCGATGGGCGGCCTGGCGGCTCGCTTGTCCGACCCGGCGGGCTTCCAGTCGCTCGCCCTGCTTGGCGGCTACGACGGCGAGGAGGAGATGCCCGTCGGCTCGGCCGTGTACTCCTATGCCGGCCTGTATCCCGTCTTCACCGTGTTCGGGCTGTACTCGGCCGACTCGTACCCCGACCTGGTGCGGGACACGGACGGAAACAGGTATGACTACGAGGAAAAATCCGGCGCCGCCGGACTGGCGGTGACCGTGCCGTGGATCCGGGTGGATCGCGAGCTGGCCCTGACGCTGGGCTACCGCTACCTCGACCGCGAGGCGCTTGAATCGGGCGAGACGAACTACGCGGACCGCGCGCTGCTGACCACGAACCTGTTCGAGGGGAGCGAGGCCGCGCTGTTCGGCCAACTGGAATACTTCGACGGCACGGCCTACCCGCGCAGCCACTCGGTCGAGGACGGTCGCTACGTCTCCGCCGGCGTGGAATGGACCGACCGCGCCCTGGGCGGCGACCTCGACCGTGTGCGCGGCCTGCTGGCCTGGCTGGAATACTTCACACTGCCGTGGGGCGAGAACCACGTGCTGAAGATGGACTGGGTCTACGGCGCGGGCTCGGGCGACGAGACCGCGCAGGGCTTCTTCGGCGTGGGCGGGCTGGGGGACGTCGTGGAGAACTCCACGCCCGGCTTGGCGCGGACCATCGCCCTGCGCGGGTATGAGCCCAACACGCAGGTCGGCCGTCAGGCCACCCGCGCGATCACGGCCTGGCGCTTCCCGCTGTGCCGCGTGTACAAGGGCATGAGCGCCACGAAACCCGTCTACCGGCAGCAGCTCTTCGGCGAGCTGTTCTGGGACATCGGCAAGGCCTGGGGCGGCGAACCCGCGGGCGAACCGGCCAACGACTGGCTCAACAGCGTCGGGCTCGAGCTCAATTTCTCGATGACGCTCCTGCGCTTCCTGGACGTCGCGCCCGGGCTCGGGTTCGCCTACGCCTTCGAGCGCGAGCCGTCCGACGAGCGGGCGCAGGTGTACTTCTCGCTGAAATCCGCGGTCAGTTTCTGA
- a CDS encoding excinuclease ABC subunit UvrC, whose translation MAWSSKIQDKLRALPDRPGVYLMRDRRGKIIYVGKAASLRHRVQSYFRQATLRSAEPKLRGLLRSVEDFDILVTRTEAEAILTEGRLIKDYRPRYNVLMKDDKRFLLLRVHLNEPFPRFESCRIQKEDGATYFGPYASSPAVYAALEFVERRFGLRLCRPRVPGPEDHKHCHNDIVRYCSAPCILKVTAEQYRERVETALAFLRGERPEFLKEMQQDMEKAAAELRFEKAAALRDTYLLLRRAIRERARGRKSPARKTMEAGAGLAELQRALGLAAPPRAIECFDISNISGTHAVGSMVCAVDGQPAPNRYRMFRIRTVEGSDDPAMMAEVIRRRYGRVLAEKLPRPDLVLVDGGLTQLRAARGVLDELGLADLPAAGLAKRFEELYADVRSNAAPLVFPSDSPALRVLQQIRDEAHRFALTYHRRLRLRRIRESILDEIEGVGDNRKKALLKHFGSVLRLRKAPVEEIAAVPGIGMVLARLIHEALEGGEPPGSS comes from the coding sequence ATGGCGTGGTCGTCGAAGATTCAGGACAAGCTCCGGGCCCTCCCCGACAGGCCCGGCGTCTACCTCATGCGCGACCGGCGCGGGAAGATCATCTACGTCGGCAAGGCGGCCTCGCTCCGGCACCGGGTGCAGTCCTATTTCCGCCAGGCCACCCTTCGCAGCGCGGAACCCAAGCTGCGCGGCCTGCTTCGCAGCGTCGAGGACTTCGACATCCTCGTCACGCGCACGGAGGCCGAGGCGATCCTGACCGAGGGCCGGCTGATCAAGGACTACCGCCCGCGCTACAACGTGCTCATGAAGGACGACAAGCGGTTTCTCCTGCTGCGGGTCCACCTGAACGAGCCGTTTCCGCGCTTCGAGTCCTGCCGGATCCAGAAAGAGGACGGCGCGACCTATTTCGGGCCGTACGCCTCCTCGCCGGCCGTGTACGCGGCGCTGGAATTCGTCGAGCGGCGGTTCGGGCTGCGCCTGTGCCGCCCGCGCGTGCCGGGCCCGGAGGACCACAAGCATTGCCACAACGACATCGTCCGCTACTGCTCCGCGCCGTGCATCCTGAAGGTCACGGCCGAGCAGTACCGTGAGCGGGTCGAGACCGCGCTCGCGTTCCTGCGCGGAGAGCGGCCGGAGTTCCTGAAGGAGATGCAGCAGGACATGGAGAAGGCGGCGGCCGAACTGCGGTTCGAGAAGGCCGCGGCGCTGCGGGACACCTACCTGCTGCTGCGTCGCGCCATCCGCGAGCGGGCGCGGGGGCGGAAATCGCCGGCCCGGAAGACGATGGAGGCCGGCGCCGGCCTCGCGGAACTGCAGCGCGCCCTGGGCCTCGCCGCGCCGCCGCGCGCGATCGAGTGCTTCGACATCTCCAACATCTCCGGCACGCACGCCGTCGGCAGCATGGTCTGCGCCGTGGACGGCCAGCCCGCGCCGAACCGCTACCGGATGTTCCGCATCCGGACCGTCGAGGGCTCGGACGACCCCGCGATGATGGCCGAGGTCATCCGCCGTCGCTACGGTCGCGTTCTGGCCGAAAAACTGCCGCGCCCCGACCTCGTGCTCGTGGATGGCGGCCTCACCCAGCTTCGCGCCGCGCGGGGCGTGCTCGACGAACTGGGCCTGGCCGACCTCCCGGCCGCCGGCCTGGCCAAGCGGTTCGAGGAGTTATACGCGGATGTCCGATCGAACGCGGCGCCGCTGGTGTTCCCTTCCGACTCCCCCGCGTTGCGCGTGCTCCAGCAGATTCGGGACGAGGCGCATAGGTTTGCGTTGACCTATCACCGTCGCCTGCGCCTGCGCCGCATCCGCGAATCAATCCTCGATGAAATTGAGGGGGTAGGGGACAACCGTAAAAAGGCTTTGCTCAAGCACTTCGGGTCCGTGCTTCGCCTGCGGAAGGCCCCGGTTGAAGAGATTGCCGCCGTGCCCGGCATCGGCATGGTGCTGGCCCGATTGATCCATGAGGCCTTGGAGGGCGGCGAGCCGCCCGGGTCATCTTGA
- a CDS encoding LysR family transcriptional regulator yields the protein MTAERHTLKKIFGRPETEPRLRLICATIGPGKAHLLQLIAETQSVSEAARRMGIGYKQAWQMVVEMNGVFRRPLVESISGGARGGGSRLSADGRKVLTLYTAIQARCDAAAGREMRALYRLLKTSAAHSWVVTR from the coding sequence ATGACGGCGGAGCGACACACACTGAAGAAGATATTCGGCCGGCCGGAGACCGAGCCGCGGCTGCGCCTGATCTGCGCGACCATCGGGCCGGGCAAGGCGCATTTGCTGCAGTTGATCGCCGAGACGCAGTCCGTGAGCGAGGCCGCCCGCCGCATGGGCATCGGCTACAAGCAGGCCTGGCAGATGGTCGTCGAAATGAACGGGGTCTTCCGGCGCCCGCTCGTGGAATCCATTTCCGGCGGCGCTCGGGGCGGCGGCTCGCGGCTGTCCGCCGACGGGCGGAAGGTGTTGACCCTTTACACCGCGATCCAGGCGCGGTGCGACGCAGCCGCCGGCCGCGAAATGCGCGCGCTGTACCGGCTGCTCAAGACCTCCGCCGCTCACTCGTGGGTCGTGACGCGGTAG